A window from Theobroma cacao cultivar B97-61/B2 chromosome 3, Criollo_cocoa_genome_V2, whole genome shotgun sequence encodes these proteins:
- the LOC18605190 gene encoding transcription factor ICE1 → MLSRVNGGVVWMEDKEDEESASWNRTNNSNNNNNNSVIMENKEEMGSLSTFKSMLEEEWYVANNSISSHQDIRDLSFSPNLADHQDNILLHHHHHQQQHHPVDSSSSCSPSSSVFNNLDPSQVHYFLQPKPTLSSLLNVVSNNPLEHGFDLSEIGFLDNQATNATTLLNRGNAGVLGSFADLSHGNQIDTANLCPETQFSSSRMVQLPENGAGLAGFQGFDENPGNALFLNRSKVLRPLESFPSVGAQPTLFQKRAALRKNLADSGGNFGLFGGGKVNALNGIEGDKGKKEMDEENEKRKIIYRDDLEDVSIDGSALNYDSDEFTENNKVEETLKNGGNTSNANSTVTGGDQKGKKKGLPAKNLMAERRRRKKLNDRLYMLRSVVPKISKMDRASILGDAIEYLKELLQRINDLHNELESNPPSSSLTPTTSFHPLTPTPVTLPSRIKDELCPSSLPSPNGQPARVEVRLREGKAVNIHMFCGRRPGLLLSTMRALDNLGLDIQQAVISCFNGFAMDIFRAEQCKEGQDIHPEQIKAVLLDSAGFHNVI, encoded by the exons ATGCTTTCGAGGGTGAACGGCGGTGTCGTTTGGATGGAAGataaagaagatgaagaatcTGCTTCATGGAACAGGACCAACaacagcaacaacaacaataacAATAGTGTTATAATGGAGAACAAAGAAGAGATGGGTTCGTTGTCTACATTCAAGTCCATGCTAGAAGAAGAATGGTACGTAGCAAACAACAGTATTTCAAGCCATCAAGATATTAGAGACCTTTCATTTTCACCAAATCTTGCTGACCATCAAGATAATATTTTGctgcatcatcatcatcatcagcagCAGCATCATCCAGTGGATTCTTCCTCTTCCTGTTCACCGTCTTCCTCTGTTTTCAACAATCTTGACCCCTCTCAGGTACACTACTTTTTGCAACCAAAACCAACCTTATCTTCACTCCTTAACGTTGTTTCTAATAACCCTTTAGAGCATGGGTTTGATTTGAGTGAAATTGGGTTCCTTGACAACCAAGCAACAAATGCTACTACTCTGTTGAACAGGGGAAATGCTGGGGTTTTGGGTAGTTTCGCTGATTTAAGCCATGGTAATCAGATAGACACTGCTAATTTGTGTCCTGAGACTCAGTTTTCGAGTTCTAGGATGGTTCAGCTACCGGAAAATGGTGCGGGGTTGGCGGgttttcaaggatttgatgAGAATCCTGGAAATGCTCTGTTTTTAAATAGGTCGAAGGTGTTAAGGCCACTGGAAAGTTTTCCTTCAGTCGGAGCACAACCAACTCTTTTCCAAAAAAGAGCAGCtttgaggaagaatttagctGATAGTGGAGGGAATTTCGGGTTGTTCGGTGGAGGAAAGGTTAATGCTTTGAATGGAATTGAGGGAgataaagggaaaaaagaaatggatgAAGAGAATGAGAAGAGGAAAATTATCTATAGAGATGATCTAGAAGATGTGAGTATTGATGGGTCTGCTTTAAATTATGATTCAGATGAGTTTACTGAGAATAACAAGGTGGAGGAAACTCTTAAAAATGGTGGGAATACTTCGAATGCAAACAGTACTGTCACTGGAGGAGATCAAAAGGGTAAAAAGAAGGGGCTTCCTGCTAAGAATTTGATGGCTGAGAGGCGCCGTCGAAAGAAACTCAATGATAGGCTTTACATGTTGCGGTCTGTTGTTCCGAAGATTAGCAAA ATGGATAGAGCTTCTATTCTTGGGGATGCAATTGAGTACCTGAAGGAACTTCTGCAAAGGATCAATGACCTCCACAATGAATTGGAGTCCAACCCTCCTAGCTCTTCACTCACACCTACAACAAGCTTCCATCCTTTGACGCCCACGCCAGTTACCTTACCCAGTCGTATCAAGGATGAACTTTGCCCCAGTTCATTACCCAGTCCAAATGGGCAGCCAGCAAGG GTTGAAGTAAGACTGAGAGAAGGAAAAGCTGTAAACATCCACATGTTTTGTGGCCGCAGACCAGGCCTTCTGCTGTCCACAATGAGGGCTTTGGACAACCTTGGGCTAGACATCCAGCAAGCAGTCATTAGCTGTTTCAATGGTTTTGCCATGGATATCTTTCGAGCTGAG CAATGCAAGGAAGGGCAGGACATCCATCCTGAGCAGATCAAAGCTGTACTTCTGGATTCAGCCGGCTTCCATAACGTGATATAG
- the LOC18605192 gene encoding auxin response factor 2: MTTSEVSIKGNCVNGRGESFSSGYSEPNDARSTMEGQNGHSTRPAAVRDPETALYTELWHACAGPLVTVPREGERVFYFAQGHIEQVEASTNQVADQQMPVYDLPSKILCRVINVQLKAEPDTDEVFAQVTLLPEPNQDENTVDKEPPIPPPPRFHVHSFCKTLTASDTSTHGGFSVLRRHADECLPPLDMSRQPPTQELVAKDLHGNEWRFRHIFRGQPRRHLLQSGWSVFVSSKRLVAGDAFIFLRGENGDLRVGVRRAMRQQSNVPSSVISSHSMHLGVLATAWHAYTTRTIFTVYYKPRTSPAEFIVPFDQYVESVKNNYSIGMRFKMRFEGEEAPEQRFTGTIVGIEDCDPKRWQDSKWRCLKVRWDETSTIPRPERVSPWKIEPALAPPALNPLPMPRPKRPRSNAVPSSPDSSVLTREGSSKVTVDPSPGSGFSRVLQGQEFSTLRGNFAESNESDTAEKSVIWPPSVDDEKIDVVSASRRFGSENWMSSGRHEPTYTDLLSGFGLNADSSHGYCPPLADQTLAAGNPIRKQLLDKEGKLGSWSLMPSGLSLKLVDNNAKPTLQGSDMPYQARGNGRFSGFGEYPILQGHRIEPSHGNWLMPPPTSSHFESPAHSRDLISKTSSVQEHEAGKSREGNCKLFGIPLISNSVSSESAVSHINVLNKPVNHMKPSSHQVRAFESDQKFEKSKVSQLPEDLSAFNEQDKTFQLGQPHTREIQSKPPSVSTRSCTKVHKQGIALGRSVDLTKFNNYEALIAELDQLFDFGGELMAPRRGWLVVYTDDEGDMMLVGDDPWQEFCAMVRKIGIYTREEVQKMKPGSLSSKGEDNPVSAEELDAKEVKCPGFSAENC, encoded by the exons ATGACTACTTCGGAGGTATCAATTAAGGGAAATTGTGTTAATGGAAGAGGAGAGAGTTTTTCCTCTGGTTATAGCGAGCCAAATGATGCAAGGAGCACCATggaagggcaaaatggtcattccACTCGTCCCGCTGCCGTCAGAG ACCCTGAAACGGCGCTGTATACGGAGCTATGGCATGCATGTGCTGGACCTCTTGTGACTGTCCCTCGCGAAGGGGAGCGCGTGTTCTACTTTGCTCAAGGTCACATAGAACAG GTTGAGGCGTCTACTAATCAGGTAGCAGACCAGCAGATGCCAGTATATGATCTTCCGTCAAAGATCCTTTGTCGCGTGATTAACGTTCAATTAAAG GCTGAACCAGATACGGATGAGGTTTTTGCACAAGTGACTTTACTTCCTGAACCAAAT CAAGATGAGAACACCGTGGACAAGGAGCCTCCCATTCCTCCACCACCACGGTTCCATGTACATTCCTTTTGCAAGACCCTGACTGCCTCAGATACAAGCACCCATGGTGGGTTTTCAGTGCTTAGGCGGCATGCGGATGAATGTCTTCCACCATTG GACATGTCACGGCAACCTCCAACCCAGGAGTTGGTTGCTAAGgatttgcatggaaatgagtgGCGATTTCGGCATATCTTCAGGG GTCAACCAAGAAGGCACTTGCTTCAAAGTGGATGGAGTGTTTTTGTTAGCTCCAAGAGGCTTGTTGCAGGGGATGCATTTATATTTCTAAG AGGTGAGAATGGAGACCTACGTGTTGGTGTACGACGTGCAATGAGGCAGCAGAGCAATGTTCCTTCATCAGTAATATCAAGCCATAGCATGCATCTAGGTGTGCTTGCGACAGCATGGCATGCCTACACAACAAGAACCATATTCACTGTGTATTACAAACCTAG GACAAGCCCAGCTGAGTTTATTGTTCCATTTGATCAATATGTTGAGTCGGTAAAGAACAATTACTCTATAGGGATGAGGTTCAAAATGAGATTTGAAGGTGAAGAAGCTCCTGAGCAGAG GTTTACTGGAACAATAGTTGGAATTGAAGATTGTGATCCAAAAAGGTGGCAGGATTCTAAATGGAGATGCCTCAAG GTGCGATGGGATGAGACTTCTACCATACCTCGTCCAGAGAgagtttctccttggaaaattgAGCCTGCTTTGGCTCCTCCTGCCCTAAATCCCCTTCCAATGCCCAGGCCAAAAAGGCCACGATCAAATGCAGTGCCTTCATCCCCTGATTCCTCTGTGCTTACTAGGGAAG GTTCATCCAAAGTTACTGTAGACCCTTCACCAGGTAGTGGGTTTTCAAGGGTCTTGCAAGGTCAAGAATTCTCGACCTTGAGAGGCAACTTTGCTGAGAGTAATGAGTCTGACACTGCTGAAAAGTCAGTTATTTGGCCACCTTCAGTGGATGATGAGAAGATTGATGTGGTTTCTGCTTCAAGGAGATTTGGGTCAGAGAACTGGATGTCTTCCGGGAGGCATGAACCAACATACACTGACCTTCTCTCAGGTTTTGGGTTAAATGCTGATTCGTCCCATGGGTATTGTCCACCCTTGGCTGATCAAACTTTAGCAGCTGGGAATCCAATTAGAAAACAACTACTCGATAAGGAAGGGAAGCTTGGCTCTTGGTCCCTCATGCCCTCGGGGCTCTCGCTCAAGTTGGTTGACAATAATGCAAAGCCTACTTTGCAAGGTTCTGACATGCCTTACCAAGCACGAGGAAATGGTAGATTTAGTGGTTTTGGTGAGTATCCTATACTTCAAGGTCATAGGATTGAGCCCTCACATGGAAACTGGTTGATGCCTCCCCCAACCTCATCTCATTTTGAGAGTCCAGCTCATTCAAGAGATTTAATCTCGAAAACATCATCAGTACAAGAGCATGAGGCTGGAAAATCTAGAGAAGGAAACTGCAAGCTCTTTGGTATTCCTCTCATTAGTAACTCTGTTTCATCGGAGTCAGCAGTCTCCCATATAAATGTGTTGAATAAGCCGGTGAATCATATGAAACCTTCCTCACACCAAGTTCGTGCATTTGAATCTGatcaaaagtttgaaaagTCAAAGGTCTCTCAATTGCCGGAGGATCTGTCTGCTTTTAATGAGCAGGACAAAACATTTCAGCTGGGTCAGCCCCATACAAGAGAGATTCAAAGCAAACCTCCTAGTGTTTCAACTAGGAGCTGTACTAAG gtTCACAAGCAGGGCATTGCTCTTGGTAGGTCTGTGGACCTTACTAAGTTCAACAACTATGAAGCACTGATTGCTGAATTGGatcaattatttgattttggagGTGAATTAATGGCTCCTAGAAGGGGTTGGCTTGTTGTTTATACTGATGATGAGGGTGATATGATGCTTGTTGGAGATGATCCCTGGCA GGAATTTTGTGCCATGGTTCGCAAGATTGGTATCTACACTAGGGAGGAGGTCCAGAAGATGAAGCCAGGGTCCTTGAGTTCTAAGGGTGAGGATAATCCAGTTTCTGCTGAAGAGCTAGATGCAAAAGAAGTGAAATGTCCAGGATTTAGTGCAGAGAATTGTTAG